The Microterricola viridarii nucleotide sequence GCCGGCGGCGCGCTCCCGCCCCACGGACGTCACTTCGGGCAGCTTAAGGGTTCAGGCCGAATCTCTCGCCTCTTCGAGCGATTCGCTGTCGACTAGCTCACGTATCGCATCGAGGCTTTGCGCGACCTCAACCGTCGAGGTTCGATCGTGCCACGGGTCTGCTGCACGGTTAGGTGACATCTGATTTGGCTTGCCCGGGAGGGCGGGCCTGGAAGGATGTTGCTGTGCCCAAGCCCTACCCCACTGAGTTCCGTGACGACGTCGTGCGCGTTGCGAGGAACCGCGAACCCGGAGTGACGATCGAGCAGATCGCGAAAGACTTCGGCGTCCACCCGATGACGTTGCAGAAGTGGCTGAGCCGCGCCGCGGTGGACGCGGGCGTCAAGCCCGGCCAGACGCGCAGCGAGGCGGTCGAGTTGCGCGAGGCGCGGAAGAGGATCCGGCTGTTGGAGCAGGAGAACGAGGTCCTCCGGCGGGCGGCGGCGTATCTGTCGCAGGCGAACCTGCCGGGAAAGGCTCTACCCGCTCGTGAGCGAGCTCGCCGGATCGGGGATCCCCGTGACGGTGGCGTGCCGGGTCCTCAAGCTCTCACGTCAGCCCTACTACCGGTGGCTGGCGGACCCTGTCACGCCCAGCGAGCTGGCGGAGGCGTATCGGGCGAACGCGTTGTTCGACGCCCACCGGGACGACCCGGAGTTCGGGCACCGGCTGCTGGCCGACGAGGCCCGCGACGCCGGCGAGCCGATGGCCGACCGGACCGCCTGGCGGATCTCGTTGGCCAACGGCTGGTGGAGCGCGTTCGGGAAGAAGCGGGGACGGAAGGGGAAGAAGCCGGGGCCCGCGGTCCACGACGACCTCTGCACCGTCACCGACGAGAACGGGCGGACCCGGCACGAGTTCACCGCGGACGCCCCGAACAGGCTCTGGCTCACCGACATCACCGAACACAAGACCGCCGAGGGCAAGCTCTACCTCTGCGCGATCAAAGACGTGTACTCGAACAAGATCGTCGGCTACTCGATCGACTCGAGGATGAAGTCCAGTCTGGCCGTCAGCGCACTCAACAACGCTGTGGCCATGCGCGGGAACGTCGCCGGCTGCGTGGTACACAGCGACAGAGGATCGCAATTTCGAAGCAGGAGGTTCCTCCGCACCCTGGCGCGGCACGGCATGGCCGGGTCCATGGGGCGGGTGGCTTCGTGCGGGGACAACGCCGCGATGGAAAGCTTCTTCAGCCTGCTGCAGAAGAACGTCCTGAACCGCCGCTCGTGGAGCGCACGGGAAGAGCTGCGAATCGCGATCGTGACCTGGATCGAGCGAACCTACCACCGCCGACGCCGCCAGCCCCGCCTGGGCCGTTTGACCCCGATCGAGTTCGAGGCCATCATGAACACGCCAGCCACTCTGGCCGCGTGACTACAACCTGTCACCTATTTGTGCAGCAGACCCGAGCGATCTTCTTGGGTATGTATTGTGAGCTGCCCGCAACAGAGTCGCCGAATTGCGCACTACCGCTCTGGCTAGAGGCGGACCGTGTCCCCGAACTCCAAGCGACCCCAACCTCAAGTCGCAATCACGGAGGAACCCCATCAGTCGTCGCCGAAGTGCCCATCCGCACACACCTTCACAGGCCTCGGTGGAGACGTTGAGGCATTTCATGCGCGATTCGATCGGTTTCGCATCACTCGCAACGGTCTTGCTGG carries:
- a CDS encoding IS3 family transposase (programmed frameshift), which produces MPKPYPTEFRDDVVRVARNREPGVTIEQIAKDFGVHPMTLQKWLSRAAVDAGVKPGQTRSEAVELREARKRIRLLEQENEVLRRAAAYLSQANLPERLYPLVSELAGSGIPVTVACRVLKLSRQPYYRWLADPVTPSELAEAYRANALFDAHRDDPEFGHRLLADEARDAGEPMADRTAWRISLANGWWSAFGKKRGRKGKKPGPAVHDDLCTVTDENGRTRHEFTADAPNRLWLTDITEHKTAEGKLYLCAIKDVYSNKIVGYSIDSRMKSSLAVSALNNAVAMRGNVAGCVVHSDRGSQFRSRRFLRTLARHGMAGSMGRVASCGDNAAMESFFSLLQKNVLNRRSWSAREELRIAIVTWIERTYHRRRRQPRLGRLTPIEFEAIMNTPATLAA